From one Paenibacillus sp. FSL K6-1330 genomic stretch:
- a CDS encoding response regulator transcription factor gives MNSPKTVLIIEDEQDISRIVNDYLRVQGFSAFITENAGDGLQAVRQRQPDFIILDLTLPDADGIEVCRKLRTLTAAPILILSARSSDTDKVLALGFGADDYMTKPFSLSELVARVQAHLRRMADPKLPVSPQQRLQFGALSIDKNARKVMAGQLEISLSAKEFDLLYFLASNPNQVFTKSQLLDHVWGYSAYVEDNTITVYIRRLREKLERTEIKSSYIKTVWGVGYKFNPDETE, from the coding sequence ATGAATTCTCCTAAAACAGTACTGATCATTGAAGATGAACAGGATATCTCGCGCATTGTGAATGACTATTTGCGTGTTCAGGGATTCAGCGCGTTCATCACGGAAAATGCCGGCGACGGATTGCAGGCGGTCCGCCAACGGCAGCCAGATTTTATCATTCTCGATCTGACGTTGCCTGACGCTGACGGGATTGAAGTGTGCCGCAAGCTCCGTACATTGACGGCTGCGCCCATTCTAATTTTGAGCGCCCGCAGCAGCGACACGGACAAAGTGCTTGCCCTGGGTTTTGGCGCCGATGATTACATGACCAAGCCCTTCTCGCTCAGTGAACTGGTCGCTCGCGTCCAGGCACATTTGCGCAGAATGGCAGATCCGAAACTCCCGGTATCCCCACAGCAGCGCTTGCAATTCGGCGCCCTGTCGATTGATAAAAATGCCCGCAAGGTCATGGCCGGACAGCTGGAAATTTCTTTATCCGCCAAAGAATTTGATTTGCTATACTTTTTGGCCTCCAACCCTAATCAAGTGTTTACCAAATCGCAGCTGCTGGATCATGTGTGGGGGTATTCGGCTTATGTCGAGGATAATACGATCACGGTCTACATTCGGCGGCTCCGTGAGAAATTGGAACGAACCGAAATCAAGTCCTCCTATATTAAAACCGTGTGGGGCGTCGGATATAAATTCAACCCCGATGAAACGGAGTAG
- a CDS encoding HAMP domain-containing sensor histidine kinase codes for MDWKTWYARRLWAAGLSIITVILSVVWLTLIGPSNQLAPSTIVKQIRVLTNPIVHTLENEHAELLLTDAPIRRQLTVWSQETRGGLKVVLPDGTLIYDSENSSKRPINPRFELDYTLRISDSEPPHYHLAFPLRDAGTKAFVGYAQFAVPASALAAVMPSSDSFIYVPWIMLSLALLTLLYLFFSIGRRVQHDLVQPVAGLKPYAEAILRGDYEQRAEWTSNNEVGELYAVFDLMREEIRNLHIQQAAHSQSHKELISNLSHDLKTPLATIKAYIEAIREGICPDLPSVMTYLEVVHANTSKMAVLVDDLLLHALRDLEQIAVHPIEQYSAPTLEPIFNVMGHYIRTMGVRCEEPAVIPNVLVRIDAVRIEQVIANLVTNALKHTKTGDTIRLAVEEHSETSCLQIIVSDTGSGISPRDMPFIFERYYQGNVLQRTAGQLAERHGVGLGLSICKYIMEAHGGTISFHSQQQQGTTFCLILPL; via the coding sequence ATGGACTGGAAAACTTGGTATGCTAGACGACTCTGGGCAGCTGGTCTATCCATCATTACAGTGATACTATCTGTCGTTTGGCTTACTCTTATTGGACCTTCAAACCAGCTGGCTCCGTCAACTATTGTGAAGCAAATTCGCGTACTGACGAATCCGATCGTCCATACCTTGGAAAATGAGCATGCGGAATTACTGCTCACCGACGCTCCGATCCGGCGGCAATTAACCGTCTGGAGTCAGGAGACGCGGGGCGGCCTCAAGGTTGTGCTTCCTGATGGAACGTTGATCTATGATAGCGAAAATTCATCGAAGCGCCCAATCAATCCGCGCTTTGAACTAGACTATACGCTGCGAATTTCTGACAGCGAACCGCCCCACTATCATCTCGCTTTTCCGCTGCGGGATGCGGGCACCAAAGCCTTTGTAGGTTACGCTCAATTTGCGGTCCCGGCATCTGCCTTGGCCGCAGTAATGCCCTCCTCCGACTCCTTTATTTATGTACCATGGATCATGCTTTCTCTGGCACTTTTGACGCTGCTTTATTTATTCTTCTCCATCGGACGCCGGGTGCAGCATGACCTGGTGCAGCCTGTTGCCGGACTCAAGCCTTATGCGGAAGCTATATTGAGAGGTGACTATGAGCAGCGTGCCGAATGGACAAGCAATAATGAGGTCGGGGAACTCTATGCCGTATTTGATCTCATGCGTGAAGAGATTCGTAATTTACATATCCAGCAAGCTGCACACAGCCAGTCGCATAAAGAACTCATATCCAATCTGTCTCATGACTTGAAAACTCCGCTGGCGACAATCAAAGCGTATATTGAAGCAATTCGCGAAGGGATTTGCCCTGATCTGCCAAGTGTGATGACTTATCTTGAAGTTGTGCACGCAAATACGAGTAAGATGGCCGTGCTCGTAGACGATTTGCTGCTGCACGCACTGCGTGATCTGGAACAGATTGCCGTACATCCGATTGAGCAGTACAGCGCTCCAACGCTGGAGCCTATCTTCAACGTGATGGGCCATTATATCCGAACAATGGGCGTACGCTGCGAAGAGCCTGCTGTGATTCCTAACGTGCTTGTCCGAATTGATGCTGTACGGATCGAGCAGGTCATTGCCAATCTCGTCACGAACGCACTGAAGCATACCAAAACCGGGGATACAATTCGCCTCGCTGTTGAAGAACACTCGGAAACATCCTGCCTGCAGATCATCGTCTCCGATACAGGCAGCGGGATTTCCCCGCGTGATATGCCTTTTATTTTTGAACGGTACTACCAGGGTAACGTTTTACAACGAACTGCCGGCCAACTGGCCGAGCGCCACGGGGTCGGACTGGGTTTGTCGATTTGCAAATATATTATGGAAGCGCATGGCGGTACGATCTCTTTTCACAGTCAACAGCAGCAGGGAACGACCTTCTGCTTAATTCTGCCCCTTTAG